GCCTGTTGACGCTGGTCCCGCGCGAATCGGACGACCGACCGAGCTCCCGTGGAACTCAGGTGCCGGCCGGTTTCGGGGCTGGGCAAGACATCAGCTAGACTATGTCTCGTCGAACAGCGGACCGGTTGGGAAGCTGTGAGACGGGCGGGGTGTGGCGCAGTTTGGTAGCGTGCTTCGTTCGGGACGAAGAGGTCGCAGGTTCAAATCCTGTCACCCCGACCAGATAAGCGGCCTGGTTGGGACTCCAAGCGGAGTCCCAACCAGGCCGTTTTCGCATGTTCACGGCCCTTGTGCGATGAACCGTGAAATCAGACTCGCCCACCGCTACGTGCTAACGCTGCGAGTCAGACGCGGAGCGAATCCGCCCAACCCCAGTCGGCCATGCGCGGGAAGCGTTCGTGAGCGACGACGGGGCGCAACTGCGCAGCGAGCGCTCATAGCCTCCGTAGTGGTCGATCCGCAGAACGGTCATGCTCCATGCCGATTGCATAGTTGCAGCAGCACATAAGGTGGCGGTTCGCCAGGGCGAGGTGCCGTGTTTCGAGGCGACCCGAATCATGCAGGAGTACTACCTTCACCACTTGAAGACTTCACGATCCGCCTTCCAAGATCGCATGCAAGCTACGCACCAAGTCAAGTCCCGCCACCGTGTGCCCAAAAGGGAAGGTGAGCTGCCTTGAGAACAGTCCCTATGCACTTGGCTACGAAGGAACCTGCAAGAAATACTTGTTCATCCTATGGTCGTCTCGTCGTGAAACAGAGACTATATCTGTCGACATCAGGGGTGAACAAACCAATGTTCTTCGCACAAATATGGGCCGATGTCCTAGCTGCGAAGCCTGGGCAAGCACCGCACTGGTTTCCAACGGATCGACAGACATGTGAACGATTTTCTGCGATCGAGTCATCAAACCATGCCGAATGTCGGATCATGGCCGTTTGGGGTGCCGGCAATGGAACCGAGGGCATGATCCGCACTACTCATCCTGCTTGCAAAGACTGCGCTCGATTGATGCAGGAACAAGGCGTCCTTCACGATAACATCGCAGACCGCAAATATGGACTCACCGGCTGGATACACCCATTCACCATGGAGAAATACGGGCCGCAAGTCACCAATCCGGGGGAAGCAGTGCGGCGGTACGGTTGACAACACACCCAGTCGACATATTCATTCCGTCCGCCCGAAGCGCACACTCCGAGCACATCGAGTAGCAATACGGTAGCTGAGGCAGCAGGGCACGGCGAGATCCCGTCCGGCAATCACTCCGGGGTGTGAAAGTACGTGCGTGCCGAGGGCAGGAACATCGCGATGATCGCGGCGGGAACGCAGACCACGTGCACGAGACGCACGATGAGGAACCACGGTCCCATCGGACCATCGCCGCCGAATGCCTCGACGAACCCGACACCTGCCACCAACTCGGTGATCGGGGCGTAGACCAGCGAGAACATCCCGATACCGCCGAGCAGCACGGTCAGCGAGATTCGGGCCCAGTTCCAACCGCGCCGCATGACCACCGCGATGGTGAACAACACCAGGGTGATCACCACCCGGAACGCGATGAGTCCCAGGATCGCCGCGATGGTCATCGTCCGTTCCGGGGCACTCAGCTCGCCCGCGACTCCGAGGACCGTCTCCACCGCCCCCATCGCCAGGGCCGTGAGCCACAGGAAGAACGCGACCTGCACGACAGTCGGCACGGTGCTACGGCGCGGACCATGAGGTGTCTGCTCTGCGGAGGAGCGGCGCTCGACGGTGTCGTGCTGGCGGTTCATCGGCTCGGCCTTTCGGATGGCAGTGGAGTGCACTTACCGCCATCGTGCGATGGGTCGCGGCGGGTGTCAGTGGGTCTAGCCACCCATCCCCGGGGTGCTTGGGACCCCGGCGGGCCTGCCCGGGCCGAGTGGCCGACATCGCCGCCGTCGGCGGGCTCGGAAAATCCAGCAGCCATCGACGAAGTCGCTCCCGAGTATTACGACCCCCATCGGCGAGTGCGATTTTCGGGGTACCACTCTTGTCGGTGGGGCCGACTATCGTTACCTTGAGAAATACCGGTGCGGGGGGAACATCCACGGGCGGCCGAATAGCCGTCGGATGCCACATCGGACCGCCGAGTATTGGGGGATACCTGGCCATGAGGAGATCGATTCGAACTATTTCGACGACGATATTCACTATATTCGCCGTACTGCTTCCCTCGGGTGCGGCCGTCGCGCACATCGCGGCCACGACGGCACGCTTTCCGGCCTCGGGTGTCGAGCTACGTCCGGTCGGGCGAACCGTGGACGGATTCCCGCTGTACCACGCCGCGTTGCCCGCCTCGCCTGCCCGACGAGGCAGCACCCGCCCCGCTTTCGAGGGTTCCGGCGAATTGGCGGACGCGGGTGACGGTGTCTCGTTCGCGCCGCCTGTGCAGACGGGTTCGGGGCGAGGCGGCGCACCGTCGATCTTCCAGCCCGATCAACGATCGCGCGTCCTCGATACCACGGCGTTCCCGAGTCGCGCCGTCGTCCAGGTCACCGCAGCCGAGATCGGTGGTTGCAGTGGATTCCTGGTCTCGGCCGACACGGTGGTGACCGCCGGGCATTGCGTGCATGCAGGCGGAACCGGCGACCTCGCCGACTTCTTCACCGACTTCCGGATCCTGCCCGGCCGCAACGCGGGCACGGTGCCCTTCGGCAGCTGTGGCGTCACCCAGTCATGGACGGACCTGTCCTGGGTCGACGAGGCGGACACCGACCAGGACTGGGGTGTGCTCAAACTGGGTTGTTCTATCGGAAACACCGTGGGCTGGTTCGGGATGAGCTGGCAGGAGAATTCCTTCGATGGCACTCATGTCACGATTCGCGGCTATCCTGCCGACAAACCGGCTGGCACCATGTGGTTTCACGGCGGCCCCATTCGCCAGTCGCCTGCGAAGAAACTCCGCTACACGGTGGATACCGTTGGCGGGCAAAGCGGTTCGGCGGTTTACGACGATGTGGACCGGGCTATCGCGATTCACACCAATGGCCGCACCGTCACCGTCGACTTCAACAAGGGCACTCGATTAACCGAGGATTTATTCACCTTCATCGACGAGATCCGAGTCGTTCCCGGCCCGCGAGCATCGGGGCCGATCCTGGCCCGTTGACGACCGGGCGACCACCGGGCAGCGGGCACCACCGCTGCCCGGTGCGGCAGTATCGCGGGCGTGAGCACCCACCCTCAAGCCGAGATTCCCGAGCAGCTCTTCCACGACCCCGAGGCCGAGGCCCGATGGCGGGCCAGGTTCACCTCGGCCCGCAATTCCACGCCGGATTGGGCGTTGCTGGCACCCGACCGCAACCTCTACGTGTCCAACGTCAGCGGTGTGTGGGAGGTCTACGCGTGGGATCGGGCCACCGACACCCACCGCCAGGTGACCGACCGGCCGAACGGAACGATCCACGCCACGCTGAG
This Actinoalloteichus hymeniacidonis DNA region includes the following protein-coding sequences:
- a CDS encoding trypsin-like serine peptidase: MRRSIRTISTTIFTIFAVLLPSGAAVAHIAATTARFPASGVELRPVGRTVDGFPLYHAALPASPARRGSTRPAFEGSGELADAGDGVSFAPPVQTGSGRGGAPSIFQPDQRSRVLDTTAFPSRAVVQVTAAEIGGCSGFLVSADTVVTAGHCVHAGGTGDLADFFTDFRILPGRNAGTVPFGSCGVTQSWTDLSWVDEADTDQDWGVLKLGCSIGNTVGWFGMSWQENSFDGTHVTIRGYPADKPAGTMWFHGGPIRQSPAKKLRYTVDTVGGQSGSAVYDDVDRAIAIHTNGRTVTVDFNKGTRLTEDLFTFIDEIRVVPGPRASGPILAR